The following coding sequences are from one Sesamum indicum cultivar Zhongzhi No. 13 linkage group LG11, S_indicum_v1.0, whole genome shotgun sequence window:
- the LOC105173094 gene encoding LOW QUALITY PROTEIN: histone H3-like centromeric protein HTR12 (The sequence of the model RefSeq protein was modified relative to this genomic sequence to represent the inferred CDS: substituted 1 base at 1 genomic stop codon), with amino-acid sequence MARSKQTARKSSRSRPSVAEAGPSTSTPQQPSPRRSPRTAPASRKDGQAQKKRRNRQGTVALREIRKYQKSWHLLITSPGNLKIISSNVXQVREISFQYSPSIARWQAEALVALQEAAEDYIVQLFEEAMMCAIHAKRVTLMKKDFELARRIGGKGRPW; translated from the exons ATGGCAAGAAGCAAACAAACTGCCCGGAAAAGCAGTCGCTCTAGACCCTCCG TTGCAGAGGCTGGTCCTTCCACTTCAACTCCTCAG CAGCCATCTCCAAGAAGAAGCCCTCGCACTGCTCCAGCAT CTAGGAAAGATGGGCAAGCCCAGAAAAAGAGGCGTAACAGGCAAGGGACGGTGGCTTTACGTGAGATTCGAAAGTATCAGAAGTCTTG GCATTTGCTAATTACTTCTCCaggaaatttgaaaattatatccTCTAATGTATGACAGGTGAGAGAGATTTCCTTCCAGTACTCACCGAGCATAGCACGGTGGCAAGCAGAAGCCTTGGTGGCCCTTCAGGAG GCTGCTGAGGATTATATAGTTCAGTTGTTTGAAGAGGCAATGATGTGTGCCATTCATGCAAAGCGCGTAACACTGA TGAAAAAGGATTTTGAGCTGGCCCGACGTATTGGAGGTAAAGGGCGACCTTGGTGA
- the LOC105173140 gene encoding MYB-like transcription factor ETC3 — MDKLRQKLPKIQDCCLSEEVSSIEWEFIDMTEQEEDIINRMHKLVGDKWALIAGRVPGRKAEEIERFWLMKNSNDFKNKREKKRRQNC; from the exons ATGGATAAGTTGAGGCAAAAGCTTCCCAAGATTCAAGATTGTTGCTTGTCTGAAG AGGTGAGCAGTATTGAATGGGAATTCATAGACATGACTGAGCAAGAAGAAGACATCATTAACAGAATGCACAAACTTGTCGGAGACAA GTGGGCACTGATAGCTGGGAGAGTTCCGGGCAGAAAAGCGGAGGAGATTGAGAGATTCTGGTTGATGAAAAATAGCAACGATTTTAAGaacaaaagagagaagaaaaggagaCAGAATTGTTGA